In a genomic window of Demequina muriae:
- the dxs gene encoding 1-deoxy-D-xylulose-5-phosphate synthase, whose translation MLERIASPADLRGLTYGELDALAEEIRDYLVSSVSLTGGHLGPNLGVVELTLGLHRVFQSPHDTLVFDTGHQSYVHKLLTGRQDFSDLRKRGGLAGYPSRAESEHDVVENSHASTALSWAAGIARGRTLAGETDRTTVGVIGDGALTGGMAWEALNSLADAHDRVVIVVNDNGRSYAPTIGGLARKLDGIRINPRYEQFLGWGKRTFENRGPWRNFAYRTVMHGKRAVKGLITEPGMFDDLGLKYVGPVDGHDLRQVEAALTAARDFGAPVIVHVLTEKGRGYTPAEEDVADRFHAVGRIHPETGLPVKPSRFGWTKVFAEEIVAVGREREDVVALTAAMLAPVGLQPFADEFPERVIDVGIAEQHAVTSAAGLAFAGRHPVVAVYATFLNRAFDQVLMDVALHGAGVTFMLDRAGITGDDGPSHNGMWDMALLRHVPGLRLAAPRDAPTMRRAFREALDVNDAPTVVRYPKGPVGDDLPAVRSIGDLDVLAEHGAEPQVIVVGLGSMAPTAIDAAEKIAAGGVSVTAMTATWVHPVPAGLVDALGDASLVVTIEDGLADAGIGEEWAAAARTAGHDARWMHRGVPREFLQHAARDQIVEQVGLDASAIADDVVAALA comes from the coding sequence GTGCTGGAGCGCATCGCGTCGCCGGCGGACCTGCGCGGGCTCACCTACGGGGAGCTCGACGCGCTCGCGGAAGAGATCCGCGACTACCTGGTCTCGTCCGTGTCGCTGACCGGCGGGCACCTGGGCCCGAACCTCGGGGTCGTCGAGCTGACGCTCGGCCTTCACCGGGTGTTCCAGTCGCCGCATGACACCCTGGTCTTCGACACCGGACACCAGTCGTACGTCCACAAGCTGCTGACCGGCAGGCAGGACTTCTCCGACCTGCGCAAGCGCGGGGGCCTGGCGGGCTACCCGTCCCGCGCCGAGTCGGAGCACGACGTGGTGGAGAACTCGCACGCATCCACCGCGCTGTCGTGGGCCGCAGGGATCGCGCGTGGCCGCACGCTCGCGGGAGAGACCGACCGCACGACCGTGGGCGTCATCGGCGACGGAGCGCTCACCGGCGGCATGGCCTGGGAGGCACTGAACTCGCTGGCCGATGCGCACGACCGCGTGGTCATCGTCGTGAACGACAACGGTCGCTCGTACGCGCCCACCATCGGTGGCCTCGCCCGCAAGCTCGACGGCATTCGCATCAACCCCCGCTACGAGCAGTTCCTCGGCTGGGGCAAGCGCACGTTCGAGAACCGCGGGCCGTGGCGCAACTTCGCCTACCGGACCGTGATGCACGGCAAGCGCGCCGTCAAGGGCCTGATCACCGAGCCAGGAATGTTCGACGACCTGGGGCTGAAGTATGTGGGCCCGGTCGACGGCCACGACCTCCGTCAGGTCGAGGCCGCACTGACCGCGGCCCGCGACTTCGGCGCTCCGGTGATCGTGCACGTGCTCACGGAGAAGGGTCGCGGGTACACCCCGGCCGAGGAGGACGTCGCTGATCGGTTCCACGCCGTGGGTCGCATCCACCCTGAGACCGGCCTGCCCGTCAAACCCAGCCGGTTCGGCTGGACCAAGGTCTTCGCCGAAGAGATCGTCGCCGTCGGACGCGAGCGGGAGGACGTGGTGGCGCTCACCGCGGCCATGCTCGCGCCCGTGGGACTCCAGCCGTTCGCGGACGAGTTCCCCGAACGCGTGATCGACGTGGGCATCGCCGAGCAGCACGCGGTGACCAGCGCCGCAGGTCTCGCGTTCGCTGGACGACACCCGGTGGTCGCGGTCTACGCGACGTTCCTCAATCGCGCGTTCGACCAGGTGCTGATGGATGTGGCACTCCACGGCGCCGGCGTCACGTTCATGCTCGACCGTGCCGGCATCACCGGAGACGACGGCCCCAGCCACAACGGCATGTGGGACATGGCGCTGCTGCGTCACGTGCCAGGCCTGCGCCTGGCGGCTCCCCGGGACGCTCCGACCATGCGCCGGGCCTTCCGCGAGGCGCTCGACGTCAACGATGCGCCCACCGTGGTGCGCTATCCCAAGGGCCCCGTGGGGGATGATCTGCCCGCCGTGCGCTCCATCGGAGACCTGGATGTGCTGGCGGAGCACGGCGCGGAACCGCAGGTCATCGTCGTGGGCCTGGGGTCCATGGCGCCCACCGCGATCGACGCCGCAGAGAAGATCGCGGCCGGCGGCGTGAGCGTCACCGCGATGACGGCGACATGGGTCCATCCCGTGCCCGCCGGCCTGGTGGACGCGCTCGGCGACGCCTCACTCGTCGTCACCATCGAGGATGGGCTGGCAGACGCCGGCATCGGCGAGGAGTGGGCTGCTGCGGCACGGACCGCGGGGCACGACGCCCGGTGGATGCACCGGGGGGTTCCGCGCGAGTTCCTCCAGCACGCCGCGCGCGACCAGATCGTCGAGCAGGTGGGCCTGGACGCGTCAGCGATCGCCGACGACGTGGTGGCCGCGCTGGCCTGA
- a CDS encoding DUF3159 domain-containing protein translates to MTQRHEPDREAATEPAMAADTDSLNEPAMVASGKSSRVAQLVSGDEFSLADAMGGWRGFVESAAPGVVFVVAYLGWGGFRIPVIASVATVLVMVVVRLVQRSSIQQALSGVFGVALGAVWAWRSGDAGGYFVPGLWINVAYAAGTLISMAVRWPLVGIVMGLLKGWGTSWRRDPRSMRAMQWATAIIAAVFLLRLAVQVPLYLADAIAALGTAKLAMGVPLFALSLWAVWLLVRSAAPDQAPQDPPQPTR, encoded by the coding sequence ATGACCCAGCGGCACGAGCCGGATCGCGAGGCCGCGACGGAGCCCGCGATGGCAGCTGACACGGATTCCCTCAACGAGCCCGCCATGGTGGCGTCCGGAAAGTCGTCACGCGTCGCACAGCTGGTCTCGGGCGACGAGTTCTCGCTGGCCGATGCGATGGGTGGCTGGCGCGGCTTCGTCGAGTCCGCGGCGCCCGGCGTGGTGTTCGTGGTGGCGTATCTCGGCTGGGGAGGCTTCCGCATCCCCGTGATCGCCTCCGTGGCCACCGTGCTGGTCATGGTGGTCGTGCGGCTGGTGCAGCGCTCGAGCATCCAGCAGGCGCTGTCGGGTGTGTTCGGCGTGGCTCTGGGCGCGGTCTGGGCCTGGCGCTCGGGGGACGCGGGGGGCTACTTCGTGCCGGGCCTCTGGATCAACGTCGCGTACGCGGCCGGCACCCTGATCTCGATGGCCGTGCGGTGGCCCCTCGTCGGCATCGTGATGGGCCTGCTCAAGGGATGGGGGACGTCGTGGCGGCGCGACCCGCGTTCGATGCGCGCGATGCAGTGGGCGACGGCGATCATCGCCGCGGTGTTCCTCCTGCGCCTCGCCGTGCAGGTGCCGCTGTACCTCGCGGACGCGATCGCCGCGCTCGGCACCGCGAAGCTCGCCATGGGAGTGCCGCTGTTCGCGCTCAGTCTGTGGGCGGTGTGGCTCCTGGTGCGGTCCGCAGCACCCGATCAAGCGCCTCAGGATCCGCCTCAGCCGACACGATGA
- a CDS encoding class I SAM-dependent RNA methyltransferase, with translation MTDLIDLEVGAPAHGGHCVARYEGRVVFVRHALPGETVRARLTESGADARFWRADAVEVVDASPDRVDSVWPEAGPGGVGGGELAHVSLAGQRAWKLAVLRESFERFASLDYPGDVLSVPAALGRGDDEETGLGYRTRVSAIANAEGDAAMHLHRSREVRALASMPLASAALEKTLIEGRFPARSRIAIAESSTGELRVLADGVPWRAGKLDKRPNAPRAVHEHVAVGERSWDFRVDAAGFWQVHRDAPAVLVTEVLQRVGDAERVADLYSGAGLLSVPLAEGGREVVAIESDDDGARAARRNAHAAPSLRVIHGDVRLSLAEGLGELDAVVLDPPRSGAGAATIAALADTGVPRVVYVACDPVALARDVALLNGHGYDLVDASAVDLFPMTHHVETMATFERR, from the coding sequence GTGACCGATCTCATCGACCTCGAGGTGGGCGCACCCGCCCATGGCGGTCACTGCGTGGCCCGCTACGAGGGCCGCGTGGTCTTCGTGCGCCACGCGCTGCCGGGCGAGACGGTGCGGGCACGGCTCACCGAATCGGGCGCCGATGCGCGCTTCTGGCGGGCCGACGCCGTCGAGGTCGTCGACGCCTCTCCTGACCGTGTCGACTCGGTCTGGCCGGAGGCCGGTCCGGGAGGGGTCGGCGGGGGAGAGCTCGCTCACGTGTCCCTGGCCGGTCAGCGGGCGTGGAAGCTGGCGGTGCTGCGCGAGTCCTTCGAGCGCTTCGCGAGCCTGGACTACCCCGGGGACGTGCTGTCCGTGCCTGCCGCTCTGGGTCGCGGGGACGACGAGGAGACGGGACTGGGCTACCGCACGCGGGTGAGCGCCATCGCGAATGCTGAGGGCGACGCGGCCATGCATCTGCACCGGTCGCGCGAGGTGCGCGCGCTCGCATCGATGCCCCTCGCATCGGCCGCGCTCGAGAAGACGCTCATCGAGGGGCGCTTTCCGGCCCGCTCGAGGATCGCGATCGCCGAATCGTCGACCGGCGAGCTGCGCGTGCTGGCCGACGGCGTCCCGTGGCGAGCAGGGAAGCTCGACAAGCGCCCGAACGCGCCGCGGGCCGTGCATGAGCACGTGGCCGTGGGGGAGCGGTCGTGGGACTTCCGGGTCGACGCCGCGGGGTTCTGGCAGGTGCACCGCGACGCGCCCGCCGTGCTCGTGACCGAAGTGCTGCAGCGCGTGGGTGACGCGGAGCGCGTCGCCGACCTGTACTCGGGCGCCGGACTCCTGTCGGTGCCGCTCGCCGAGGGCGGACGCGAGGTGGTCGCGATCGAGTCTGACGATGACGGTGCTCGCGCGGCACGACGCAACGCCCACGCGGCGCCGTCGCTGCGCGTGATCCACGGTGACGTGCGACTCTCGCTCGCCGAGGGTCTGGGCGAACTCGACGCCGTGGTGCTCGACCCGCCGCGCAGCGGCGCCGGAGCGGCGACGATCGCCGCCCTTGCCGACACGGGAGTGCCACGCGTGGTCTACGTGGCGTGCGATCCGGTGGCGCTCGCCCGCGACGTCGCGCTCTTGAACGGCCACGGCTACGACCTCGTCGACGCGTCGGCGGTGGACCTGTTTCCCATGACCCACCATGTCGAGACGATGGCGACCTTCGAGCGTCGCTGA
- a CDS encoding APC family permease, with the protein MRRILEGLRRLAFGQPIATDALAPMQLRTRLALPVFGAGILSAVAYAPDAVVDALRQGSQQGAIPFMAGGVVLIMLLLGLAYWSNVRTRPDALGDYGTVRDLLGRKAGVVTGAALLVDYLFTVAVSVAAVTQLIAYLIPSAREWVSLIGVALLAVMTLVALRVIRDRARVLLAVWFGFLIVVALMLIFGVARLGADTASPIPANPPTTWAILVAYAGAISSGAVMVTGIEHLASAGPNHAEPRGRRAGRTLVIAVAASAAAFFAVALLSWMYRITGWADGPILLQTVDQVFRQPWVIWAVALSAAALLYAAASAVFRRFSSLAESLAKDAYLPRQLSMKNDRLVLRGGIFIVASASALVVVLSGANVETLIHMYVVGVFASIVLSQVAMMRHFTNRLALATDAASRLRHSASRALHATAAVVAALVWIVVAVFNFFNGAWFAIVLIVGLVVLMHKINRHYAAVRQDVRLTAKDKAVALPSATHGVVLVAQLHRPAVRALAYAKAARHSTLEAVGVQIEPAAAKELQDRWGEIDAGIPLVILDSPYRDLVEPVMAHVRSIHRRSPRDVVVVYVPEYIVGRWWETFLHNRATRRLRAQLLELEGVVVSAVPWHLASARDRRADEEAPPTPHEELP; encoded by the coding sequence GTGCGACGTATTCTCGAAGGACTGCGCCGGCTGGCCTTTGGCCAGCCGATCGCTACCGACGCGCTGGCACCGATGCAGCTGCGGACCAGACTTGCGTTGCCGGTGTTCGGCGCAGGCATCCTTTCTGCGGTCGCGTATGCGCCCGATGCGGTGGTGGACGCCCTTCGCCAGGGCAGTCAGCAAGGCGCCATTCCCTTCATGGCCGGCGGCGTCGTTCTCATCATGCTGCTGCTCGGCCTGGCCTACTGGTCGAATGTGCGGACCAGGCCCGATGCGCTCGGCGACTACGGCACGGTCCGCGACCTGCTGGGTCGCAAGGCCGGCGTGGTCACCGGAGCCGCGCTGCTGGTCGACTACCTGTTCACCGTGGCCGTGTCCGTCGCCGCCGTCACTCAGCTGATCGCGTACCTGATCCCATCAGCACGGGAGTGGGTGTCGCTCATCGGCGTCGCCTTGCTCGCCGTCATGACGCTCGTCGCCCTGCGGGTCATCCGCGACCGCGCCAGGGTGCTGCTGGCGGTGTGGTTCGGCTTCCTCATCGTCGTCGCGCTCATGCTGATCTTCGGCGTGGCGCGCCTGGGTGCGGACACCGCATCGCCGATCCCTGCGAACCCGCCCACCACCTGGGCCATCCTCGTCGCCTACGCCGGCGCGATCTCCTCCGGCGCCGTGATGGTGACGGGCATCGAGCACCTGGCCTCGGCGGGCCCCAACCACGCGGAGCCGCGTGGGCGCCGCGCAGGACGCACGCTGGTGATCGCGGTCGCGGCCTCGGCCGCCGCGTTCTTCGCCGTGGCCCTGCTGTCGTGGATGTACCGCATCACGGGCTGGGCGGACGGCCCCATCCTGCTGCAGACCGTCGACCAGGTCTTCCGCCAGCCCTGGGTGATCTGGGCGGTGGCGCTCTCCGCCGCCGCACTGCTGTACGCCGCCGCATCGGCCGTCTTCCGCCGCTTCTCAAGCCTCGCGGAGAGCCTCGCGAAGGATGCCTACCTGCCTCGCCAGCTGTCGATGAAGAACGACAGGCTCGTGCTGCGCGGCGGCATCTTCATCGTGGCCAGTGCCTCGGCGCTGGTGGTGGTGCTGTCCGGGGCGAACGTCGAGACTCTCATCCACATGTACGTCGTGGGAGTGTTCGCGTCGATCGTGCTGAGCCAGGTCGCCATGATGCGTCACTTCACGAACCGGCTGGCGCTCGCGACCGATGCGGCCTCACGCCTGCGCCACTCGGCGTCGCGGGCGCTGCACGCGACCGCCGCGGTGGTCGCCGCACTGGTGTGGATCGTCGTCGCGGTCTTCAACTTCTTCAACGGCGCGTGGTTCGCCATCGTCCTGATCGTCGGTCTCGTGGTGCTCATGCACAAGATCAACCGCCACTACGCCGCGGTGCGCCAGGACGTCCGTCTCACCGCGAAGGACAAGGCGGTCGCGCTGCCCAGCGCCACCCACGGCGTGGTGCTCGTCGCGCAGCTCCACCGGCCCGCCGTGCGTGCGCTCGCGTACGCCAAGGCGGCGCGTCACTCGACGCTCGAGGCCGTGGGCGTGCAGATCGAGCCGGCGGCCGCCAAGGAGCTGCAGGACCGCTGGGGCGAGATCGACGCCGGCATCCCCTTGGTGATCCTCGACTCGCCGTATCGGGACCTGGTGGAGCCGGTGATGGCGCACGTGCGCTCCATCCATCGGCGCAGCCCGCGCGATGTGGTCGTGGTCTACGTGCCGGAGTACATCGTGGGACGCTGGTGGGAGACCTTCCTGCACAACCGCGCCACACGGCGACTGCGCGCCCAGCTCCTGGAGCTCGAGGGCGTGGTCGTCTCCGCGGTGCCGTGGCACCTCGCATCCGCGCGGGACCGCCGCGCCGACGAAGAGGCGCCACCCACCCCCCACGAGGAGTTGCCGTGA
- a CDS encoding potassium channel family protein yields the protein MKVLIAGAGSVGRSIARDLLDHGHEVLLMDHNPSAMRVAQVAEAEWMLADACEMAALREAATEGMDVVVAATGDDKANLVVSFLSKTEFGVPRTVARVNNPRNEWMYDAQWGVDVAVSTPRIMTAMVEEAVAIGDLVKVFTFHQSGASIIEVTLPTDAPVVGATVREIDWPSETVLSCIVRGDRTIAPSPADTLEARDELLFIVSAEADPEALDRVLRTAPGATPPTD from the coding sequence GTGAAGGTGCTGATCGCCGGTGCCGGCTCCGTGGGACGGTCCATCGCCCGCGACCTCCTCGATCATGGCCACGAGGTGCTCCTCATGGACCACAACCCTTCCGCCATGCGCGTCGCGCAGGTGGCGGAGGCCGAGTGGATGCTGGCGGACGCGTGCGAGATGGCCGCCCTGCGCGAGGCCGCCACCGAGGGCATGGATGTGGTGGTCGCCGCCACCGGCGACGACAAGGCCAACCTCGTCGTGTCGTTCCTGTCGAAGACCGAGTTCGGGGTGCCCCGCACCGTCGCGCGCGTCAACAACCCCCGGAACGAGTGGATGTACGACGCTCAGTGGGGCGTGGACGTCGCGGTGTCGACGCCACGCATCATGACCGCGATGGTCGAGGAGGCGGTGGCGATCGGCGACTTGGTGAAGGTCTTCACCTTCCACCAGTCCGGGGCGTCCATCATCGAGGTGACCCTGCCCACGGATGCCCCCGTCGTCGGGGCGACCGTCCGCGAGATCGACTGGCCCAGCGAGACGGTGCTGTCCTGCATCGTGCGCGGCGATCGCACCATCGCGCCGTCGCCCGCCGACACGCTCGAGGCGCGCGACGAACTGCTGTTCATCGTGTCGGCTGAGGCGGATCCTGAGGCGCTTGATCGGGTGCTGCGGACCGCACCAGGAGCCACACCGCCCACAGACTGA
- a CDS encoding potassium channel family protein — MHIVIMGCGRTGAALASEFESRGHSVAVIDRLGDSFRRLPSDFQGQKITGIGFDRETLVSAGVEDAYAFAAVSSGDNSNILAARVVRETYGVANVVARISDSGRAEVYRRLGIPTVAPVPWTSAQIVSRLLPGGSDDVYVDSSAAVAVRRLAYHGGWVGQPIKDLEAATGTRVAYLVRFSEGVLPTPTSPVQSGDEIYFVVPDAVGARAQRVLSRAPGGES; from the coding sequence GTGCATATCGTGATCATGGGCTGCGGCCGCACTGGCGCCGCGCTCGCGTCGGAGTTCGAGTCGCGTGGCCATTCCGTCGCGGTGATCGACCGTCTTGGCGACTCGTTCCGCCGACTGCCCTCCGACTTCCAGGGCCAGAAGATCACCGGCATCGGATTCGACCGCGAGACTCTCGTCTCGGCCGGCGTCGAGGATGCGTACGCATTCGCCGCCGTGTCATCGGGCGACAACTCCAACATCCTTGCCGCGCGGGTGGTGCGCGAGACGTACGGTGTCGCGAACGTCGTCGCGCGGATCTCGGACTCGGGCCGCGCCGAGGTGTACCGCAGGCTCGGCATCCCCACGGTGGCGCCGGTGCCATGGACCAGCGCGCAGATCGTGTCGCGGCTGCTGCCAGGAGGGTCTGACGACGTCTACGTGGACTCCTCGGCGGCCGTGGCGGTGCGCCGGCTGGCGTATCACGGCGGCTGGGTCGGCCAGCCGATCAAGGACCTCGAGGCGGCCACCGGCACACGCGTCGCCTACCTCGTGCGCTTCTCGGAGGGTGTGCTTCCCACGCCGACGTCGCCGGTGCAGTCCGGCGACGAGATCTACTTCGTCGTGCCCGACGCCGTGGGCGCCCGTGCCCAACGCGTCCTGTCGCGTGCCCCTGGAGGCGAATCGTGA
- a CDS encoding aconitate hydratase: protein MSENTLGAKATLDVDGTGYEIYRLDAVPGLEKLPYSLKVLAEALLRTEDGKNITADHVRALAQWDSKASPSTEIQFTPARVVMQDFTGVPCVVDLATMREAVVELGGDPSVINPLAPAEMVIDHSVVIDVFGSHDALQRNTDLEYERNRERYQFLRWGQTAFDNFKVVPPGTGIVHQVNLEYLARGVMTREIDGVTQAYPDSCVGTDSHTTMINGLGVLGWGVGGIEAEAAMLGQPVSMLIPKVVGFKLSGEIPAGATATDVVLTITEMLRQHGVVGKFVEFYGDGVGAVPLANRATIGNMSPEFGSTAAIFPIDGVTIDYLRLTGRSDEQVALVEAYCKEQGMWHDPSAEGYVEPVFSEYLELDLSSVVPSIAGPKRPQDRIALTDAKTSFGRSILDYVNHDEQETHGLDESVEETFPASDPIAAEAHAGDAPEPREGTSEDHRPRPHKRVPVTMADGTATELDHGAVVIASITSCTNTSNPSVMLAAALLARNANARGLAVKPWVKTSMAPGSKVVTDYYEKAGLWPDLEALGFHLVGYGCTTCIGNSGPLPDEVSQAVNDHDLSVVSVLSGNRNFEGRINPDVKMNYLASPPLVIAYALAGTMDHDFDAEPLGTDSEGNDVFLKDIWPDATEVESIVQSSINQGMFTSGYEDVFAGDERWTGLPTPDGKTFEWAEDSTYVRKPPYFEGMNKDPEPVADIAGARVLALLGDSVTTDHISPAGAIKPDSPAGRYLAENGVERRDFNSYGSRRGNHEVMIRGTFANIRLRNLLLADENGGAGVEGGFTRNLLTGQQDSIYDAAQAYAAEGIPLVVLAGKEYGSGSSRDWAAKGTSLLGVRAVITESFERIHRSNLIGMGVLPLQFPEGQSAASLGLDGTETFDIVGVAAFSAGEHPETLPVKATKADGGVVEFDALVRIDTPGEADYFRNGGILQYVLRSLVA from the coding sequence ATGAGCGAGAACACGCTGGGAGCGAAGGCCACGCTGGACGTGGACGGCACGGGCTACGAGATCTACCGCCTCGACGCGGTGCCCGGACTGGAGAAGCTCCCATACTCGCTCAAGGTCCTCGCGGAGGCGCTGCTGCGCACCGAGGATGGCAAGAACATCACCGCGGACCACGTGCGCGCCCTCGCCCAGTGGGACTCCAAGGCGTCCCCCAGCACCGAGATCCAGTTCACGCCCGCCCGCGTGGTCATGCAGGACTTCACCGGGGTTCCCTGCGTCGTCGACCTCGCGACGATGCGTGAGGCAGTGGTGGAGCTCGGCGGCGATCCGTCGGTCATCAACCCGCTCGCGCCGGCCGAGATGGTCATCGACCACTCCGTCGTCATCGACGTGTTCGGCAGCCACGACGCACTGCAGCGCAACACCGACCTCGAGTACGAGCGCAACCGCGAGCGCTACCAGTTCCTCCGCTGGGGCCAGACGGCATTCGACAACTTCAAGGTCGTGCCGCCCGGCACCGGCATCGTCCACCAGGTGAACCTCGAGTACCTCGCGCGCGGCGTGATGACTCGCGAGATCGACGGTGTGACCCAGGCGTACCCGGACTCGTGCGTGGGCACCGATTCGCACACGACCATGATCAACGGCCTCGGCGTGCTCGGCTGGGGAGTGGGCGGCATCGAGGCCGAGGCCGCGATGCTGGGCCAGCCGGTGTCGATGCTGATCCCCAAGGTCGTCGGCTTCAAGCTGTCCGGGGAGATCCCCGCCGGTGCGACCGCGACCGACGTGGTGCTCACCATCACCGAGATGCTCCGTCAGCACGGCGTGGTCGGCAAGTTCGTCGAGTTCTACGGCGACGGCGTGGGCGCAGTGCCGCTCGCGAACCGCGCGACCATCGGTAACATGTCGCCCGAGTTCGGCTCGACCGCGGCGATCTTCCCCATCGACGGCGTGACGATCGACTACCTGCGGCTCACGGGTCGCTCGGACGAGCAGGTCGCGCTGGTCGAGGCGTACTGCAAGGAGCAGGGCATGTGGCACGACCCCTCGGCCGAGGGGTACGTCGAGCCGGTGTTCTCCGAGTACCTCGAGCTCGACCTGTCGTCGGTGGTGCCGTCGATCGCCGGCCCCAAGCGTCCGCAGGACCGCATCGCGCTGACGGACGCCAAGACGTCGTTCGGCCGCTCGATCCTGGACTACGTGAACCACGACGAGCAGGAGACGCACGGGCTCGACGAGTCGGTCGAGGAGACGTTCCCCGCCTCGGACCCGATCGCCGCCGAGGCTCATGCAGGCGACGCACCCGAGCCGCGCGAAGGAACGTCCGAGGACCACCGGCCGCGCCCGCACAAGCGCGTGCCCGTGACCATGGCCGACGGCACCGCCACCGAGCTGGATCACGGCGCGGTCGTCATCGCGTCCATCACGTCGTGCACCAACACCTCGAACCCGTCGGTGATGCTCGCGGCGGCGCTGCTGGCACGCAACGCCAACGCGCGCGGCCTCGCGGTGAAGCCGTGGGTCAAGACGTCGATGGCGCCGGGCTCGAAGGTCGTGACGGACTACTACGAGAAGGCCGGGCTGTGGCCCGACCTCGAGGCGCTCGGCTTCCACCTGGTGGGCTATGGATGCACGACGTGCATCGGCAACTCGGGCCCGCTTCCGGACGAGGTCTCGCAGGCGGTCAACGACCACGACCTGTCGGTGGTCTCGGTGCTCTCCGGCAACCGCAACTTCGAGGGTCGCATCAACCCCGACGTGAAGATGAACTACCTCGCGTCGCCGCCGCTGGTGATCGCGTATGCGCTCGCCGGCACGATGGACCACGACTTCGACGCCGAGCCGTTGGGCACGGACTCCGAGGGCAATGACGTCTTCCTCAAGGACATCTGGCCCGATGCGACCGAGGTCGAGAGCATCGTCCAGTCCTCAATCAACCAGGGCATGTTCACGTCGGGCTACGAGGACGTCTTCGCCGGCGACGAGCGCTGGACCGGCCTCCCCACGCCGGACGGCAAGACCTTCGAGTGGGCCGAGGACTCGACCTACGTGCGCAAGCCCCCGTACTTCGAGGGGATGAACAAGGACCCCGAGCCCGTCGCCGACATCGCCGGCGCGCGAGTGCTGGCGCTGCTGGGCGACTCGGTCACCACCGACCACATCTCGCCCGCGGGTGCGATCAAGCCCGACAGCCCTGCCGGCCGGTACCTCGCTGAGAACGGCGTGGAGCGTCGCGACTTCAACTCCTACGGCTCGCGCCGCGGCAACCACGAGGTGATGATCCGCGGCACGTTCGCGAACATCCGCCTGAGGAACCTGCTGCTGGCCGACGAGAACGGCGGCGCGGGCGTCGAGGGCGGCTTCACACGCAACCTCCTCACGGGCCAGCAGGACTCGATCTACGACGCGGCTCAGGCCTACGCTGCGGAGGGCATTCCGCTCGTGGTGCTGGCGGGCAAGGAGTACGGCTCCGGCTCGTCCCGCGACTGGGCGGCCAAGGGCACCAGCCTGCTCGGCGTGCGCGCCGTCATCACGGAGAGCTTCGAGCGGATCCACCGGTCCAACCTCATCGGCATGGGCGTGCTGCCGCTTCAGTTCCCGGAGGGGCAGTCCGCTGCGTCGCTGGGACTGGACGGCACCGAGACGTTCGACATCGTGGGCGTCGCGGCGTTCAGCGCCGGCGAGCACCCCGAGACCCTGCCCGTGAAGGCCACCAAGGCCGACGGCGGCGTCGTCGAGTTCGACGCGCTGGTGCGCATCGACACCCCTGGTGAGGCTGACTACTTCCGCAACGGCGGCATCCTCCAGTACGTGCTGAGGTCGCTCGTCGCGTGA